From the Daucus carota subsp. sativus chromosome 8, DH1 v3.0, whole genome shotgun sequence genome, one window contains:
- the LOC108197285 gene encoding large ribosomal subunit protein uL14 has translation MSKRGRGGSAGNKFRMSLGLPVAATVNCADNTGAKNLYIISVKGIKGRLNRLPSACVGDMVMATVKKGKPDLRKKVMPAVIVRQRKPWRRKDGVFMYFEDNAGVIVNPKGEMKGSAITGPIGKECADLWPRIASAANAIV, from the exons ATGTCGAAGCGAG GGAGAGGAGGTTCCGCGGGTAACAAGTTTCGGATGTCGCTGGGTTTGCCAGTGGCGGCTACGGTGAATTGTGCCGATAATACGGGGGCTAAGAACCTGTATATCATTTCGGTGAAGGGGATTAAGGGGAGGTTGAACAGGTTGCCTTCTGCTTGTGTTGGTGATATGGTGATGGCCACTGTTAAGAAGGGTAAGCCTGATCTTCGAAAGAAGGTCATGCCGGCTGTCATTGTTAGGCAGCGCAAGCCTTGGCGCCGAAAGGATGGTGTTTTCATGTATTTTGAAG ATAATGCCGGTGTTATTGTGAACCCGAAGGGAGAGATGAAAG GTTCTGCCATTACTGGGCCAATTGGAAAGGAGTGTGCTGATTTGTGGCCTAGGATTGCCAGTGCGGCTAATGCTATTGTTTAG
- the LOC108198930 gene encoding probable peroxygenase 3 isoform X2 — protein MCLVWVQVNVFSALNCINTTFFHFSVNRPQEISTLKKRREKARKMSKDDSMATEAHLAPVTTRRRIGSNLEDSLSEPYQARALTASDTDHPIGTEGPKNRGMSVLQQHVAFFDQNNDGIVYPWETYAGFKAIGFNLILSVILAFGFNLINSYPTLPGWFPSLLLPVYIDNIHKDKHGSDTGVYDAQGRYAKKDPEKMTYKELWNMTEGNRVAHDIVGWLQSKGSWTLFYIIAKDEDGFVSKDFMRGLFDGSLFEKLAQNYRTGI, from the exons ATGTGTCTGGTTTGGGTCCAAGTTAACGTCTTCTCTGCGTTAAATTGCATCAATACTACATTTTTCCATTTTAGTGTTAACAGACCACAAGAGATATCAACACTAAAGAAACGAAGAGAGAAGGCGAGAAAGATGAGTAAGGATGATTCAATGGCAACAGAGGCACATTTGGCTCCAGTGACTACTCGAAGAAGGATAGGAAGTAATCTAGAGGACTCGCTTTCAGAGCCTT ATCAGGCAAGGGCACTGACTGCATCAGACACGGATCATCCTATTGGAACAGAAGGCCCCAAGAATCGCGGAATGAGTGTTCTTCAACAGCATGTTGCTTTCTTTGATCAGAACAACGATGGCATAGTTTATCCGTGGGAGACTTATGCTG GATTTAAAGCGATTGGTTTTAATTTGATTCTTTCCGTCATTTTGGCATTTGGTTTCAATCTAATCAACAGCTACCCAACTCTCCCT GGGTGGTTCCCTTCTCTTCTTTTACCTGTATATATAGATAACATTCATAAAGACAAGCATGGAAGTGATACTGGAGTCTACGATGCCCAAGGGAG ATACGCGAAGAAGGATCCTGAGAAGATGACATATAAAGAGCTGTGGAACATGACCGAGGGAAACCGAGTTGCTCATGATATTGTTGGCTG GCTTCAATCTAAGGGTAGTTGGACACTATTCTATATTATCGCAAAAGATGAGGATGGTTTTGTGTCCAAGGATTTTATGAGGGGATTGTTTGATGGGAGCTTATTTGAAAAACTAGCCCAGAATTACCGAACAGGAATTTAG
- the LOC108198930 gene encoding probable peroxygenase 3 isoform X3 — MSKDDSMATEAHLAPVTTRRRIGSNLEDSLSEPYQARALTASDTDHPIGTEGPKNRGMSVLQQHVAFFDQNNDGIVYPWETYAGFKAIGFNLILSVILAFGFNLINSYPTLPGWFPSLLLPVYIDNIHKDKHGSDTGVYDAQGRFMPVNFENMFSRYAKKDPEKMTYKELWNMTEGNRVAHDIVGWLQSKGSWTLFYIIAKDEDGFVSKDFMRGLFDGSLFEKLAQNYRTGI; from the exons ATGAGTAAGGATGATTCAATGGCAACAGAGGCACATTTGGCTCCAGTGACTACTCGAAGAAGGATAGGAAGTAATCTAGAGGACTCGCTTTCAGAGCCTT ATCAGGCAAGGGCACTGACTGCATCAGACACGGATCATCCTATTGGAACAGAAGGCCCCAAGAATCGCGGAATGAGTGTTCTTCAACAGCATGTTGCTTTCTTTGATCAGAACAACGATGGCATAGTTTATCCGTGGGAGACTTATGCTG GATTTAAAGCGATTGGTTTTAATTTGATTCTTTCCGTCATTTTGGCATTTGGTTTCAATCTAATCAACAGCTACCCAACTCTCCCT GGGTGGTTCCCTTCTCTTCTTTTACCTGTATATATAGATAACATTCATAAAGACAAGCATGGAAGTGATACTGGAGTCTACGATGCCCAAGGGAG GTTCATGCCCGTAAACTTTGAGAACATGTTTAGCAGATACGCGAAGAAGGATCCTGAGAAGATGACATATAAAGAGCTGTGGAACATGACCGAGGGAAACCGAGTTGCTCATGATATTGTTGGCTG GCTTCAATCTAAGGGTAGTTGGACACTATTCTATATTATCGCAAAAGATGAGGATGGTTTTGTGTCCAAGGATTTTATGAGGGGATTGTTTGATGGGAGCTTATTTGAAAAACTAGCCCAGAATTACCGAACAGGAATTTAG
- the LOC108198930 gene encoding probable peroxygenase 3 isoform X1: MCLVWVQVNVFSALNCINTTFFHFSVNRPQEISTLKKRREKARKMSKDDSMATEAHLAPVTTRRRIGSNLEDSLSEPYQARALTASDTDHPIGTEGPKNRGMSVLQQHVAFFDQNNDGIVYPWETYAGFKAIGFNLILSVILAFGFNLINSYPTLPGWFPSLLLPVYIDNIHKDKHGSDTGVYDAQGRFMPVNFENMFSRYAKKDPEKMTYKELWNMTEGNRVAHDIVGWLQSKGSWTLFYIIAKDEDGFVSKDFMRGLFDGSLFEKLAQNYRTGI, from the exons ATGTGTCTGGTTTGGGTCCAAGTTAACGTCTTCTCTGCGTTAAATTGCATCAATACTACATTTTTCCATTTTAGTGTTAACAGACCACAAGAGATATCAACACTAAAGAAACGAAGAGAGAAGGCGAGAAAGATGAGTAAGGATGATTCAATGGCAACAGAGGCACATTTGGCTCCAGTGACTACTCGAAGAAGGATAGGAAGTAATCTAGAGGACTCGCTTTCAGAGCCTT ATCAGGCAAGGGCACTGACTGCATCAGACACGGATCATCCTATTGGAACAGAAGGCCCCAAGAATCGCGGAATGAGTGTTCTTCAACAGCATGTTGCTTTCTTTGATCAGAACAACGATGGCATAGTTTATCCGTGGGAGACTTATGCTG GATTTAAAGCGATTGGTTTTAATTTGATTCTTTCCGTCATTTTGGCATTTGGTTTCAATCTAATCAACAGCTACCCAACTCTCCCT GGGTGGTTCCCTTCTCTTCTTTTACCTGTATATATAGATAACATTCATAAAGACAAGCATGGAAGTGATACTGGAGTCTACGATGCCCAAGGGAG GTTCATGCCCGTAAACTTTGAGAACATGTTTAGCAGATACGCGAAGAAGGATCCTGAGAAGATGACATATAAAGAGCTGTGGAACATGACCGAGGGAAACCGAGTTGCTCATGATATTGTTGGCTG GCTTCAATCTAAGGGTAGTTGGACACTATTCTATATTATCGCAAAAGATGAGGATGGTTTTGTGTCCAAGGATTTTATGAGGGGATTGTTTGATGGGAGCTTATTTGAAAAACTAGCCCAGAATTACCGAACAGGAATTTAG